The stretch of DNA tacatgGATTTATTGGAATAGAGGTTATGATTGGATTTCATCTCATCCACTTCTACTGCACCATTACTGATCTTATCTAGTTAATATGCAAATCATTCAATATCCTAGAAGTGCTCTAAAGTAATTCTAGATCCACTCCTACAACATAGAACCTAAGGACTTCAAATTCAGTGTAACTCCTCAACTCCTGATTGAATGAATCCTTGCCTTAAGTGTTTTATCCTGCTAGAGCCTTAGATATATTCCTAACATCTAAAAGTAGGAGGTAATTTAATTAGACCATGGTTTAACATTAGTTTTCCAACTCAATCTAAACTAATGAAATAAGATGAGTGATCAAATCATCCAAGCAATAAAgcataaatcaaatcaaaaacATTTGAATGAAATGATAGATAATATTCAAGAAGTAGGAGTATAGAGAATTAAAATTGATCACATTCAACCTCAACACGAGAGAATTCAACTACTCATATAATATTGCAGTACAATTCCAGCAAAAACTAGACATAGAATTTACCATAAGTGAATCTCTCTCTAGCCTTGCAACACTGTATTCATACTTTACTACTACTTATCTACTTCTCCACTCAATGCATAAAACCAAGacatttatttatagaaattttcaTCGGCACTCAATTCCAACCTTTGGGCACTCAGTTGTAGAGGTTTTCTTCTATGCAtggttttcttctttctttgtcACCTTAAGTGCTCAGTACTTTTTTTTGTTGCTTAAGTTGTGCACCACAATTTAAGATTAGTTTCTCAACTAAATGCAAACCAATGAAATGAGATGATTGATCAGGTCATCCAAGCAATaaagcataaatcaaaccacaaacatttgaatgaaaacataaataaatatctaaGAAGTATGagtacaaataattataattgattacatCCAATCTCAACACTAAAGAGTTCAGCTACTCATATAATACATTTCAACAACATCTAGACATAGAATTTATCATAAATGTATATCTCTCTAGCCTCACAACATTACATCCTTACTCTACTAATACTTTTTTACTTCTCCATTCTATGCCTAAAACTAAGACATGAGGTcactatttataaaaatgttcaCCTACGCTCAGCTCCAGCCATTGGGCGCTTAACTATAGACGTATCTTTCTaagattttcttctttctttgttaGCTTAAGTACTCAATGACATTTTCTTGTTGCTTAAGTTGTGCACCACACTTGAGTTTTCTTTAATCGCCTTTGACTTTTCTTCTTAACCACCTTTAGTGCCCAATGTCACTTTCTTGTGGCTCAGCTACAAAAAGTCACATTCTAGATCTTTCTAAACCATCTTTATAGCGCTCAATGATAAATTTTGGGGTTGAGTTGGATCATCCTTTAGGAAATTGTTGTAAATCATCATAGAttcatcaatttcttatttttctgcTTCTTAGTACCCTATTCTGTAATTCTAAGCTAAATGGGtttgaattaataaaaaatatatcaatgtgaATGTGATGGAGATGGAATGTGTGCACCATGTAAgttagagaagaagaaaagtaaaAACCAAGTTAGTCGGATAGAGAAAAGGTAAAAACCTGGCAAACTATGAATGGAAAGGATTTTAGGTCGAGGTGTGAAAAAGATGTAAAAGGTGAGATTACAAGACCTAGGTCAGAAGAATAATGATGGAAatggtgaaaagaaaaaaagtggagCAGTAAGTGTAACATCCTGGcaggatattacttaaaataattaaataaaatagaaataaatatgtcatttattaattaatccatttcccaaacaagcgggaaatttcaaaactttaaagtCCAATGATATGATAgttaatagtcaaaatatccAGAATTCACATTTACAGatttaaaaccaaaatataaaaaaacaataattcaaaTTACAAGAAAGTTTAATAATAGTCTTTATAAAATACCCATGTATGTTGATCCCTCACTCCGCCACTAAGCATCTCCTAGCTCACCTGAAACAttatctgctcccggataacaagttacctgatcatcgccacacacacagatagggtgagctgtgcacataatcataattaaatatgaaataattcccagccagtaaataattatttatttatttccaaaAACACCCACTTCCCCCCACTCATAACCaatatgagttcatgcatgtaTTCTAAAATCGGGATTTCATGTGCTTCCATGACCCTCTTCAcctcgtggtccaacctacaagcctatcCTGCTTATAGTCCTGCTTCACAGACTCTTACGCCCGTTCATCCGAGCTCCTCACTTGGACCCGAACACGCATACCCGCCTTTCCTACTATAAGCTCCATCGCTCATAGCATTCCCAAGTTGAGCATgaaatgaactccctcgctcattcaTCCCAACAAGAGTACCTCCGGTGAACTAAATAGTTCACATTTCGCATGCGGTCCACCCATCACGAACTCCTCGCTCGTGACTCAAGCGAAGCACATCCCGAATTTCCaaggacttagtccttcaagtccaaACACCACAAACAATTACATATAATTTCCTTAACTTAGGAAATACCACTCAAACAGCTCAAATAGTGCATACAAACTGAACTTCTCCCCATTCTCGCTTAAGGCATGTGCTTCGCCCAAGTGAGCGCATTTGTCTCGCCTAAGCTGAATCACCTTGTCTGAGCGAGCATGAAACAGTGGCTGCACCCTAACATCTCGCCTAGGAGAGCCctactcgcctgagcgagacgtcGTTCGcccaaacacacacacaactCCTCGCCTGGATGAGGATATCAAGATAAGCGTAACAAAATTCTTCGCaacctcgcttgggcgagccactctcgcctaggcgagaatatcTGTCGCTCAAAACCCCAAACTTCTCGCCTGTACGAGAAGTCATGCTCAACGCTTACAGGTCTCATTGCGACCTCGCTGAGTCGAGCcaatctcgcctgagcgagtgaaCGAGTCGCTCAACCCAAAAATTTGTCGCCTGCACGAGACACTTGAACCAAAACCCTGAACAAgcttctgcaactctcgcttaggcgagaggaaCTCACTTGGGCGAGAATTGCAAAGTTTCGTATCTGCTCACGCACACCTCTcgccaaaaccaaaaccaaaaccccaCTCAATCATTACCAACATAATACAATGGCAAGCAACCCTCAGAATCATATTTGATATTCATTTGGACTACAAAAATTAGAGATTTTAATCAACAATAATACTTCAATACCAAAACCCTCAACCTAATCATACAATGCATCACAAGGCTTTACCACATCAACCAACAACCAAATTTTCAATCTCAGAATAGGCCACACGAAATTCACAGCATGTGGATACCAATTGAGAGGGTAAAGAGCATAATCACCACACATAATTTATACACATAAATACAAcatcccctaacctgaaattcTTGGTTAAACTTGGGGAAAGATGGAGGTTCCTTGGTTCCCCAATACTTCGGCTTCAGCCCCCTGCACACCCAAAACTCCTCTCTCACTCTCTAATTTCGTTTTCCTCTCAAAACCAGTTCACAACACTGCCAAAAGCCTTTCTTTTCCCCTAAAATAGCCTTTTATATGTGTCTTAATTTTGGGATTAAGTGCTAAAACGAAAAATGAGACTAATGGTGCTTTGAATTTCCAATTAAGGGTAATTACTTAGTGGTTTAATACTGTTTTTCCAGCCCTTTGGCTGCTCCTCATTCTAGTTTTACCTTTGCCCTTTCACCTCCACTCCAAGCTAGAATTAGCAAAAACAAAGCCTACTTTATGtccatcaaggtttgaacctgtgaccctccactcataaggccaaagcacaactaTTATGCCAATTCAAATTTAGTGATAACTATTATAATCCTATGATTATAATATCACTCACTAGtcacaaatatattatcaaaataataataaatcaaataacacacaaaaggcatacataagacttgaacccaagtcctctcacacaattaagtactttcaaccatttgagctagtacgtTTCCACGTCGTACTagttaacatttaatgttataaaagtcccttcctcccgcatttattaattaattaaatatttagttaattaatttccacgggtcttacattcccccacCTCAAAAGAATTTTCGTCCTAAAAAATGAGACTTACAAAAAAACAAGTGAGGGTAAGTCCTCCTCATGACGTCCTCCATCTCCCACGTCATCTCCTGTGTCGTCTCATCCCAGAGTACATTCACCGTCTTTAACTCCTTGCCCCTAAGTTGCTTGACTTGAGTATCCAGTATACGAACCAGTCTGACTAGCATGGTCAGATCCTCTCGCACTTGCACCTCATCTGACTCTAACACATGGTCTGGTCTTGCAATGTATTTCCTTAATTGCGAGACATGGAACACATTATGCAAGTTGGCTAGGTGAGGTGGTAGAGCAATCTCATACGTCGTTGTTCCTATTCTCCGTGTAATCTGATAAGGCCCTATAAATCTCGGAGTCAACTTCCTAGATCTAAGAACCCTTCTGATACCCGTGGTTGGAGTAACCCGGAGGAATACATGATCTCCTTCCTCAAACTCCAATGGTCGTCTTCTCTTATCGGCATAAGACTTCTGCCTACTTTGAGCTACTCGCATCCGTTCCTGAATCAATTTGACTTTACTAGTCGTCTCTTGCAGAAACTCTAGCCCAAGTACAAAGGCTTCaccatcctgataccagcacAATGAAGTTCTACACCTCCTTCCATACAATGCTTCATAGGGCGCCATGCCAATACTAGAGTGGTAACTATTATTGTATGTGAACTCCACTAGCGGTAATACATCATTCCAATTTCCCAAGTGGTCTAGCACACAAGACCTCAATAGATCTTCCAGCGATTGAATACTCCGCTTAGACTGACCATCCATCTAAGGGTGATAAGCCGAACTCATTCGCAACTGTGCACCCAATGCAACTTGCAAAGATTGCCAGAATCATGATGTGAATCTAGGATCTTGGTCTGACACTATGCTCTCGGGTACTCCAAGTAATCTCACCAATTTCCTCACATACAATTTTGCTAGCTTGTCCATTGACCACTTCTGATTCATCGGTAAGAAATGTGCACACTTTGTCTACTATCACTCAAACTGAATCATGGCCCTTTGTCGACCTCGGAAGatgtgtcacaaaatccatagagataCTGTCCCACTTCCACTAAGGTACGTCCAGTGGTTGTAGTGTACCTCCCGGCCTTTGGTGTTCAATTTTGGCCTTTTGACATACCAAACATTGAGCCACAAAATCTGCAACATCCATCTTCATTCCGTTCCACCAGAAGGACTCCTTCAAATcattatacatcttagtcatacatAGATGTATGCTAAGATGACTCTGATGGCCCTTCTTCAGAATCAGCCTCCTGAATAAAGGTCCTCCCGCCACGCACACTCTACCTTTAAAGAGTAGAATTTCGTATGCTCCCATCTGATAGTCTTTCCCTTTCTCTGTACCCAACCACCCTACAAACTATTGTAATTCCAAATCGTGTCCCTGAGCCACacaaatttcattcaaaaattcattGGTGACTTTCAACAAGTTGGTTGCATTGTATGGAGTCTTGCCCAAACTGCATTCCCAGATTCATATCTCGGAGTTCTCAATCAACTCTAACTCCTTTATCATCATACATAACATGTGCATCTTCTTCCGACTCAAAGTGTCGGCTACAACATTTGCCTTGCCCAAGTGATAGAGCAATTtaaagtcgtagtccttcagATACTCCATCCACTTGCGCtgtctcatattcagctccttttgatcaaacaagtattttagACTCTTGTGATCACTGAATACTTGAAATTgagagccatacaaatagtTCCTCCATGACTTAAGAGCGAAAACAATAGCTACTAGCTCCAGGTCATGAGTCGGGTAATTTTTCTCGTGTACCTTCAATTGCCGCGAGGCATACGCAACTAGCCTCCCTTCTTACATTAATACACACCCCAACCCGTGTACCTTCAATTGCCGCGAGGCATACGCAACTAGCCTCCCTTCTTACATTAATACACACCCTAACCCTAGGTAAGAGGCGTCACAATACACCTCAAACTTCTTCTCAGTATCAGGAATTACCAACATTGGAGTGGTAGTCAAACAACTTTTCATCTCCTCAAAACATTCTTCACACTTCTCTGTCCAAGAAAATGGTTGATCCTTCCTCGTGAGTTGTGTCAAAGGATTCACCTTCTTTGAAAACCCCTCCACAAACCTACTAATAATAACTTGC from Vigna unguiculata cultivar IT97K-499-35 chromosome 8, ASM411807v1, whole genome shotgun sequence encodes:
- the LOC114195008 gene encoding uncharacterized protein LOC114195008 — translated: MKGAEVFSKIDLRSGYHQILVQPEDVQKTAFRTREDHVDHLRVVLDVLREHQLYDKLSKCEFWLEEVQFLGHVISAKGIAVDLAKIETVLKWERLKTVTGRLVAYASRQLKVHEKNYPTHDLELVAIVFALKSWRNYLYGSQFQVFSDHKSLKYLFDQKELNMRQRKWMEYLKDYDFKLLYHLGKANVVADTLSRKKMHMLCMMIKELELIENSEI